One Xenopus tropicalis strain Nigerian chromosome 8, UCB_Xtro_10.0, whole genome shotgun sequence genomic window carries:
- the zbtb34 gene encoding zinc finger and BTB domain-containing protein 34 isoform X1, producing MANSRSRRRSCAEEFGEYSLPRLSPEDTCAEDNMDSNSYIQFDVPEYSSTVLNQLNELRMQGKLCDIVVHIQGQPFRAHKAVLAASSPYFRDHSALSTMSGLSISVIKNPNVFDQLLSFCYTGRMSVQLKDVVSFLTAASFLQMQCVIDKCTHILETIHSKISVVEVNSAPGEDGLSGQNGVKDDSYFANPVEISPPYCGTVRHTIIGSDSKMEAISSKTLRSRSQEEGHSDRGSSGSISEHEIQIEGDPDQVDIRENQITEVKVKTEKSDRPSCSDSSSLGDDGYHTELVDGEQVVAVNVGSYGSVLQHTYPYSQAASQASNISESYGNISNSSPSRSLLNCYRGGRARQKRTSNVPSDIQNVIQSSESETVVSTPSYETSPREKSGRGYWHPYNERLICIYCGKTFNQKGSLDRHMRLHMGITPFVCKYCGKKYTRKDQLEYHIRGHTDDKPFKCEVCGKCFPFQGTLNQHLRKNHPAVAEVRNRMESPERTDAYLEQSNDASEANIDSNVEIHTVSTSPE from the coding sequence ATACCTGTGCAGAAGACAACATGGACAGCAACAGCTACATTCAGTTTGACGTTCCGGAGTACAGCAGCACTGTTCTAAACCAACTCAACGAGCTGCGGATGCAAGGGAAACTCTGCGACATTGTCGTCCACATTCAGGGTCAGCCGTTCCGCGCACACAAAGCGGTGCTGGCAGCCAGTTCTCCTTACTTCCGAGACCATTCGGCACTGAGTACCATGAGTGGCTTATCGATATCGGTTATCAAGAACCCCAACGTCTTCGATCAGTTGCTTTCCTTCTGCTACACTGGAAGAATGTCTGTGCAGTTAAAGGACGTTGTAAGCTTTCTAACAGCAGCCAGCTTTCTCCAAATGCAGTGCGTCATCGATAAATGCACCCACATACTGGAGACCATCCACTCAAAAATCAGCGTGGTGGAGGTCAACTCGGCCCCTGGTGAAGACGGGCTAAGCGGTCAGAATGGCGTCAAAGACGACAGCTATTTTGCTAACCCGGTAGAAATATCCCCTCCTTACTGCGGGACGGTCCGACACACTATCATAGGCAGCGATTCAAAGATGGAAGCCATATCCAGCAAAACGCTAAGAAGCCGATCCCAGGAGGAGGGCCATTCAGACAGAGGGAGCAGCGGCAGTATCTCGGAACACGAGATTCAGATCGAAGGCGATCCCGACCAAGTCGACATTCGAGAGAACCAAATCACCGAGGTGAAAGTAAAAACGGAGAAATCCGACCGGCCAAGCTGCTCCGATAGCTCTTCTCTTGGCGACGACGGCTATCACACGGAATTGGTCGACGGCGAGCAAGTGGTGGCTGTGAATGTAGGCTCCTACGGGTCCGTGTTGCAACACACATATCCCTATTCACAAGCTGCTTCCCAGGCCAGCAACATATCCGAGTCCTATGGAAACATAAGCAACTCCAGCCCTTCCAGGTCGTTGCTAAACTGTTACCGGGGAGGCCGGGCACGGCAAAAGAGAACTTCCAACGTGCCCAGCGACATACAAAATGTGATACAAAGCTCCGAAAGTGAAACGGTGGTCAGCACCCCAAGCTACGAGACCAGTCCGCGTGAAAAATCGGGCAGGGGCTACTGGCACCCCTACAACGAAAGACTCATCTGTATCTACTGCGGCAAGACCTTCAACCAAAAAGGCAGCCTCGACCGACACATGCGCCTGCATATGGGAATTACCCCTTTCGTGTGCAAGTACTGCGGGAAGAAATACACGCGGAAAGACCAGCTGGAATATCACATACGAGGGCACACAGACGACAAGCCCTTCAAATGCGAGGTGTGCGGCAAATGCTTCCCTTTCCAGGGCACTCTGAATCAACACTTAAGGAAAAACCATCCTGCCGTGGCGGAGGTCCGAAACCGCATGGAGTCGCCCGAGAGAACAGACGCGTACCTGGAGCAAAGTAACGATGCTTCCGAGGCAAATATTGACTCAAACGTTGAAATTCACACAGTGTCTACCAGCCCCGAATAA
- the zbtb34 gene encoding zinc finger and BTB domain-containing protein 34 isoform X2: MDSNSYIQFDVPEYSSTVLNQLNELRMQGKLCDIVVHIQGQPFRAHKAVLAASSPYFRDHSALSTMSGLSISVIKNPNVFDQLLSFCYTGRMSVQLKDVVSFLTAASFLQMQCVIDKCTHILETIHSKISVVEVNSAPGEDGLSGQNGVKDDSYFANPVEISPPYCGTVRHTIIGSDSKMEAISSKTLRSRSQEEGHSDRGSSGSISEHEIQIEGDPDQVDIRENQITEVKVKTEKSDRPSCSDSSSLGDDGYHTELVDGEQVVAVNVGSYGSVLQHTYPYSQAASQASNISESYGNISNSSPSRSLLNCYRGGRARQKRTSNVPSDIQNVIQSSESETVVSTPSYETSPREKSGRGYWHPYNERLICIYCGKTFNQKGSLDRHMRLHMGITPFVCKYCGKKYTRKDQLEYHIRGHTDDKPFKCEVCGKCFPFQGTLNQHLRKNHPAVAEVRNRMESPERTDAYLEQSNDASEANIDSNVEIHTVSTSPE, encoded by the coding sequence ATGGACAGCAACAGCTACATTCAGTTTGACGTTCCGGAGTACAGCAGCACTGTTCTAAACCAACTCAACGAGCTGCGGATGCAAGGGAAACTCTGCGACATTGTCGTCCACATTCAGGGTCAGCCGTTCCGCGCACACAAAGCGGTGCTGGCAGCCAGTTCTCCTTACTTCCGAGACCATTCGGCACTGAGTACCATGAGTGGCTTATCGATATCGGTTATCAAGAACCCCAACGTCTTCGATCAGTTGCTTTCCTTCTGCTACACTGGAAGAATGTCTGTGCAGTTAAAGGACGTTGTAAGCTTTCTAACAGCAGCCAGCTTTCTCCAAATGCAGTGCGTCATCGATAAATGCACCCACATACTGGAGACCATCCACTCAAAAATCAGCGTGGTGGAGGTCAACTCGGCCCCTGGTGAAGACGGGCTAAGCGGTCAGAATGGCGTCAAAGACGACAGCTATTTTGCTAACCCGGTAGAAATATCCCCTCCTTACTGCGGGACGGTCCGACACACTATCATAGGCAGCGATTCAAAGATGGAAGCCATATCCAGCAAAACGCTAAGAAGCCGATCCCAGGAGGAGGGCCATTCAGACAGAGGGAGCAGCGGCAGTATCTCGGAACACGAGATTCAGATCGAAGGCGATCCCGACCAAGTCGACATTCGAGAGAACCAAATCACCGAGGTGAAAGTAAAAACGGAGAAATCCGACCGGCCAAGCTGCTCCGATAGCTCTTCTCTTGGCGACGACGGCTATCACACGGAATTGGTCGACGGCGAGCAAGTGGTGGCTGTGAATGTAGGCTCCTACGGGTCCGTGTTGCAACACACATATCCCTATTCACAAGCTGCTTCCCAGGCCAGCAACATATCCGAGTCCTATGGAAACATAAGCAACTCCAGCCCTTCCAGGTCGTTGCTAAACTGTTACCGGGGAGGCCGGGCACGGCAAAAGAGAACTTCCAACGTGCCCAGCGACATACAAAATGTGATACAAAGCTCCGAAAGTGAAACGGTGGTCAGCACCCCAAGCTACGAGACCAGTCCGCGTGAAAAATCGGGCAGGGGCTACTGGCACCCCTACAACGAAAGACTCATCTGTATCTACTGCGGCAAGACCTTCAACCAAAAAGGCAGCCTCGACCGACACATGCGCCTGCATATGGGAATTACCCCTTTCGTGTGCAAGTACTGCGGGAAGAAATACACGCGGAAAGACCAGCTGGAATATCACATACGAGGGCACACAGACGACAAGCCCTTCAAATGCGAGGTGTGCGGCAAATGCTTCCCTTTCCAGGGCACTCTGAATCAACACTTAAGGAAAAACCATCCTGCCGTGGCGGAGGTCCGAAACCGCATGGAGTCGCCCGAGAGAACAGACGCGTACCTGGAGCAAAGTAACGATGCTTCCGAGGCAAATATTGACTCAAACGTTGAAATTCACACAGTGTCTACCAGCCCCGAATAA